Proteins encoded within one genomic window of Scomber japonicus isolate fScoJap1 chromosome 16, fScoJap1.pri, whole genome shotgun sequence:
- the trmt61b gene encoding tRNA (adenine(58)-N(1))-methyltransferase, mitochondrial isoform X2, which yields MAVQRPLNGLLIAHRLVRICASSQAHHRHRHILLRLAQSKKEIRTFSTSCMKCNENDKDSSDPPPSNTELTSTQALLARRRRSLSPLERISHLLPQDALTPEVMQLREQNQQEQNEHASVTESAEEAIHTDSSTHHVPETQLSDEVHPEENTWIPPTLPGENLIGLGEVLLGEHRKKGRVEFRKMFQLVKGVRLQSQWGIILHDDIAGQLAGQFMKTSRGFPIFIRRPSLDEYVLYMKRGPAIAYPKDAATMMMMMDITEGDCVLESGSGSGAMSLFLSRAVGSKGSVLSVEIREDHHKRAVLNYKRWRTSWSVRRGEEWPDNVQFHNADLCTASSLLAGRGFHSVALDLINPHLVLPTVIPHLHYGAVCTVYLANISQVIDLLEGVRCLALPLLCERIIEVPVRDWLVAPALQKDGRHCIRKAPVLDEEQREEEVTSEEDDEEVTTEGSPAFGSIPYIARPHPEQMCHTAFLVKLRKCVL from the exons ATGGCTGTGCAAAGGCCACTTAATGGACTTCTGAttgcgcacagactggtgcgtATTTGCGCATCCAGCCAAGCGCATCACAGGCACAGACACATTCTCCTGAGACTCGCTCAAAGTAAAAAAGAGATCAGGACTTTTTCTACTAGTTGTATGAAATGTAACGAGAATGACAAAGACAGTTCAGACCCTCCACCTTCAAACACCGAGCTGACATCCACACAAGCACTGCTTGCCAGGAGGAGGAGATCTCTGTCCCCACTGGAGAGGATCAGTCACCTGCTGCCCCAGGATGCCTTGACCCCGGAGGTGATGCAGCTCAGAGAGCAGAACCAGCAAGAACAAAATGAGCATGCATCAGTCACAGAATCTGCAGAAGAAGCAATCCATACAGATTCTTCTACACATCATGTACCTGAAACTCAGTTAAGTGATGAAGTGCACCCTGAGGAGAACACGTGGATACCGCCCACTCTTCCAGGGGAGAACTTGATTGGGCTTGGGGAGGTGCTGCTGGGTGAGCATCGTAAAAAAGGACGGGTGGAGTTCAGGAAGATGTTCCAGCTTGTGAAGGGAGTGCGCCTGCAGAGCCAGTGGGGGATCATCCTGCACGATGACATAGCTGGGCAGCTTGCAGGCCAATTCATGAAGACCAGCAGAGGCTTTCCCATCTTCATTAGACGGCCCAGTCTGGATGAATACGTGCTGTATATGAAGAGAGGCCCGGCCATCGCCTACCCTAAG GATGCAGCtactatgatgatgatgatggatatCACAGAAGGAGACTGCGTGCTGGAGTCTGGCTCCGGATCAGGAGCCATGTCTCTGTTCCTGTCTCGAGCAG TGGGCTCCAAGGGCAGCGTGCTGAGTGTGGAGATCAGGGAGGATCACCACAAGAGAGCCGTGCTGAACTACAAGCGTTGGAGGACGTCGTGGAGCGTGCGGCGAGGGGAGGAGTGGCCAGACAACGTCCAGTTTCACAACGCAGACCTCTGCACGGCTTCCTCCCTCCTCGCCGGTCGGGGCTTCCATTCG GTTGCTCTTGACTTAATAAACCCACATCTGGTTTTACCCACTGTCATTCCACATCTGCACTACGGAGCTGTGTGTACTGTTTACCTCGCTAA TATATCACAGGTCATCGACTTGTTGGAAGGGGTCAGATGTCTGGCGCTCCCTTTGCTGTGTGAACGCATCATCGAGGTCCCGGTCCGGGATTGGCTGGTGGCTCCGGCCCTCCAGAAAGACGGGCGGCACTGCATCAGGAAAGCTCCCGTCCTGGATgaagaacagagagaggaggaggtgacatcagaggaggatgatgaag AGGTGACCACAGAGGGAAGCCCAGCCTTTGGGAGCATTCCATACATTGCCAGACCTCATCCTGAACAGATGTGCCACACAG caTTCCTGGTGAAACTGAGGAAGTGTGTGCTGTAG
- the trmt61b gene encoding tRNA (adenine(58)-N(1))-methyltransferase, mitochondrial isoform X1 — protein sequence MAVQRPLNGLLIAHRLVRICASSQAHHRHRHILLRLAQSKKEIRTFSTSCMKCNENDKDSSDPPPSNTELTSTQALLARRRRSLSPLERISHLLPQDALTPEVMQLREQNQQEQNEHASVTESAEEAIHTDSSTHHVPETQLSDEVHPEENTWIPPTLPGENLIGLGEVLLGEHRKKGRVEFRKMFQLVKGVRLQSQWGIILHDDIAGQLAGQFMKTSRGFPIFIRRPSLDEYVLYMKRGPAIAYPKDAATMMMMMDITEGDCVLESGSGSGAMSLFLSRAVGSKGSVLSVEIREDHHKRAVLNYKRWRTSWSVRRGEEWPDNVQFHNADLCTASSLLAGRGFHSVALDLINPHLVLPTVIPHLHYGAVCTVYLANISQVIDLLEGVRCLALPLLCERIIEVPVRDWLVAPALQKDGRHCIRKAPVLDEEQREEEVTSEEDDEAEVTTEGSPAFGSIPYIARPHPEQMCHTAFLVKLRKCVL from the exons ATGGCTGTGCAAAGGCCACTTAATGGACTTCTGAttgcgcacagactggtgcgtATTTGCGCATCCAGCCAAGCGCATCACAGGCACAGACACATTCTCCTGAGACTCGCTCAAAGTAAAAAAGAGATCAGGACTTTTTCTACTAGTTGTATGAAATGTAACGAGAATGACAAAGACAGTTCAGACCCTCCACCTTCAAACACCGAGCTGACATCCACACAAGCACTGCTTGCCAGGAGGAGGAGATCTCTGTCCCCACTGGAGAGGATCAGTCACCTGCTGCCCCAGGATGCCTTGACCCCGGAGGTGATGCAGCTCAGAGAGCAGAACCAGCAAGAACAAAATGAGCATGCATCAGTCACAGAATCTGCAGAAGAAGCAATCCATACAGATTCTTCTACACATCATGTACCTGAAACTCAGTTAAGTGATGAAGTGCACCCTGAGGAGAACACGTGGATACCGCCCACTCTTCCAGGGGAGAACTTGATTGGGCTTGGGGAGGTGCTGCTGGGTGAGCATCGTAAAAAAGGACGGGTGGAGTTCAGGAAGATGTTCCAGCTTGTGAAGGGAGTGCGCCTGCAGAGCCAGTGGGGGATCATCCTGCACGATGACATAGCTGGGCAGCTTGCAGGCCAATTCATGAAGACCAGCAGAGGCTTTCCCATCTTCATTAGACGGCCCAGTCTGGATGAATACGTGCTGTATATGAAGAGAGGCCCGGCCATCGCCTACCCTAAG GATGCAGCtactatgatgatgatgatggatatCACAGAAGGAGACTGCGTGCTGGAGTCTGGCTCCGGATCAGGAGCCATGTCTCTGTTCCTGTCTCGAGCAG TGGGCTCCAAGGGCAGCGTGCTGAGTGTGGAGATCAGGGAGGATCACCACAAGAGAGCCGTGCTGAACTACAAGCGTTGGAGGACGTCGTGGAGCGTGCGGCGAGGGGAGGAGTGGCCAGACAACGTCCAGTTTCACAACGCAGACCTCTGCACGGCTTCCTCCCTCCTCGCCGGTCGGGGCTTCCATTCG GTTGCTCTTGACTTAATAAACCCACATCTGGTTTTACCCACTGTCATTCCACATCTGCACTACGGAGCTGTGTGTACTGTTTACCTCGCTAA TATATCACAGGTCATCGACTTGTTGGAAGGGGTCAGATGTCTGGCGCTCCCTTTGCTGTGTGAACGCATCATCGAGGTCCCGGTCCGGGATTGGCTGGTGGCTCCGGCCCTCCAGAAAGACGGGCGGCACTGCATCAGGAAAGCTCCCGTCCTGGATgaagaacagagagaggaggaggtgacatcagaggaggatgatgaag CAGAGGTGACCACAGAGGGAAGCCCAGCCTTTGGGAGCATTCCATACATTGCCAGACCTCATCCTGAACAGATGTGCCACACAG caTTCCTGGTGAAACTGAGGAAGTGTGTGCTGTAG
- the spdya gene encoding speedy protein A, whose product MMKHTSSWCQTPPSVTVRVKPNSARSLQIRRGLRMKRANGQDAQGPPQKSQSSRRRGEMLYAKMSLPPTIVIQRQEMASYFRLFADDLILDFLWMDCCCKMTDKYLLAMTFVYFKRAHFTLAEYTKRNFFIALYLANTMEEDEEENKYEIFPWALGKNWRKQFPRFLKQRDKLWARIEYRAAVSRRCCEEVMAIVPSHFVWQRERLEHHSGAQRQYGDRDQAKMPRGPAASPLLCSLCNRSARLDQGQDFSSSSSGGSSRQDPHPVPPHPFTSTLGLEKTPPRATASAKVTATKHQAQHSSCCCADKVPRDKSFGSLHDPSMDWIGKE is encoded by the exons ATGATGAAGCATACATCCAGCTGGTGCCAGACCCCTCCCTCAGTGACAGTCAGGGTCAAACCCAACAGCGCTCGTTCCCTCCAGATCAGAAGAGGTCTGCGGATGAAAAGGGCCAACGGCCAAGATGCACAGGGCCCGCCGCAGAAGAGCCAGTCCAGCCGGCGTAGGGGGGAGATGCTTTACGCCAAAATGAGCTTGCCCCCAACTATTGTCATTCAGCGGCAGGAAATGGCTTCGTACTTCAGACTTTTTG CTGATGACCTAATCCTAGATTTTCTGTGGATGGACTGTTGCTGTAAAATGACAGACAAG TATCTCCTTGCCATGACCTTTGTGTACTTCAAAAGAGCCCATTTCACTCTGGCTGAATACACCAAGAGGAATTTTTTCATCGCGCT GTATCTCGCCAACACCatggaggaggacgaggaggagaatAAGTATGAGATATTTCCATGGGCGCTGGGCAAGAACTGGAGGAAGCAATTTCCCCGCTTCCTCAAACAGCGAGACAAGCTGTGGGCTCGCATCGAGTACAGAGCCGCTGTCAGCAGGCGTTGTTGTGAAGAG GTGATGGCCATTGTCCCCTCTCACTTCGTGTGGCAGCGGGAGCGGTTGGAGCACCACAGCGGCGCCCAGCGGCAGTATGGCGACCGAGATCAAGCCAAGATGCCCCGCGGACCCGCCGCCTCCCCGCTCCTTTGCTCTCTCTGTAACCGCAGCGCTAGATTAGATCAGGGCCAGgacttctcttcctcttcttccggAGGCTCCTCTAGGCAGGACCCACACCCCGTGCCTCCACACCCATTCACCTCCACGCTGGGTTTGGAGAAAACTCCACCCAGGGCCACTGCCTCTGCCAAGGTGACGGCGACTAAACACCAGGCGCAAcattcctcctgctgctgtgcTGACAAGGTTCCCA GGGATAAGTCCTTCGGATCCCTACACGACCCCTCCATGGACTGGATCGGCAAGGAGTAG
- the pcare1 gene encoding photoreceptor cilium actin regulator: MGCSPSKGNNFGALGPLRKGRMLPPTPQESPRESQFEDGEKRNSTETTDGETKEMKAVGQTQVFQREAPMTPQKKRSVTELAPEAVNMNKLGSQGLENNTVSQRKEKNGDKQDVTEKKPGRKTKKNTRGVKVLKKKDKDKLPAEQKVDFPEPLVKAHQAAYAFLNPNINKYDIVLGLLEQATQTRTSVQPMVAFMALRYEELIHLLEDIADEGDKVLKENGEHLAWPSQMKNLSSSSPLKSGSANIEPPPDLLQQLLQYTTQRMRNVSQTVGGIGDSALEEAVEYFACVSELLEEKLKVKRAVETRIMQLLSRIEMASLRKPGPEDSALFSEDSGIGAENESLAGSERRHRRESCESTGTNRTTPIGYTSRNIRQGASRPKFVHQISPSVSLTSLNSIGSVCTIMANEQRDSLLGSFDDGEEDDEDDDKMDRGKGQVTFQKRSNSSPVHHEQQPSRIHPKRIENPENVEMTLKMKKAISSRIQYVSSPNASAKTKVVGSPKISRRQWTDEGEQSPKRPQTTAPVRRAVVKTTPAAKERRSRSAESLRSKGEDPTVLELERTQKNLNQRLQRMSKSKVTGKQNQGTSPAQSPVINRRQPSLEKNSNPQPLKDKAGLTKRTNRKQEVTSDAEEDNKQKDKKTAKGPIKATPPPSPPSSPRPSSGLCRGRNSVKKLIDTFTQGIEELDSPKVLGPLKGVRKCGVPVLPGLGNVEAVLRTGITSCRAESMSFEKTEDLDLDSLPPPPLEVLLDNSFESAHSPPTRVADDGATKVPKSPVVKRAVVSQRLRASFQSVSVLPSKGGPPQGSKVISPAREEQHVTSTQSKVSQPHDQADTDPGKEKDSFLSRQARKIIHLKHSSDSQSEKSTSYVTTNPSASQKESTDLQDDGNISVPGPNTTLSTVPPSSVVNSHPPATPPMPRGRMLPSTPSTPSSLHRRLPSPHNFKRQPTPPSSASPPINRKPPTPPALQRRLPSPPVTKQNILNSNPSSSYPFKAPSPPASPKIQRWSRENSTEDLSSARLISNARSVFCPASPSMFEAQPCSVPQPPQAWTATGVSFLSRSWGGRGRFPVSVQGPRPFIRRSHSDRRPSLSLPPRSPGISVAETCGSEPAICTQGLDDEPTRKDEIWGSQSDLRATSRSASHPDLCIVGQSLHRE, encoded by the exons atggGCTGCTCACCATCAAAAGGTAACAATTTTGGGGCTTTGGGTCCCTTGAGGAAGGGTAGAATGCTGCCCCCTACACCCCAAGAAAGCCCCAGAGAGTCCCAGTTTGAAGACGGAGAGAAACGTAATTCAACCGAAACAACAGATGGGGAAACAAAGGAGATGAAGGCAGTTGGACAAACCCAGGTATTTCAAAGAGAAGCACCTATGACACCACAAAAAAAGAGATCTGTGACTGAGTTAGCCCCAGAAGcagtaaacatgaataaatTGGGGAGTCAAGGACTGGAGAACAACACTGtgtcacagagaaaagagaaaaatggggACAAACAGGATGTAACAGAGAAAAAGCCtggcagaaaaacaaagaaaaataccaGAGGTGTGAAAGtgctaaaaaagaaagacaaggacaAACTACCTGCTGAACAGAAAGTGGACTTCCCAGAGCCTCTGGTAAAAGCTCACCAAGCTGCGTATGCCTTTTTGAATCctaatataaacaaatatgatATTGTACTTGGACTGTTGGAACAGGCAACCCAAACTCGGACGTCTGTTCAGCCTATGGTTGCCTTTATGGCTCTGCGCTATGAGGAATTAATTCACTTACTGGAAGACATAGCAGATGAGGGAGACaaagttttaaaagaaaatggagAACATCTTGCTTGGCCCAGCCAAATGAAAaacctctcttcttcttcaccacTGAAATCTGGCTCTGCTAATATTGAACCCCCACCGGATTTGTTGCAGCAGCTTCTTCAGTACACCACACAAAGAATGCGGAATGTAAGTCAGACTGTTGGAGGAATTGGGGACTCTGCCTTGGAGGAGGCAGTGGAATACTTTGCCTGTGTATCAGAGCTTTTAGAGGAGAAACTGAAAGTCAAGCGTGCAGTAGAGACTAGAATAATGCAACTCTTATCTCGCATTGAAATGGCCTCCCTGCGCAAGCCTGGGCCAGAGGATTCTGCTCTCTTTAGTGAGGACAGTGGTATTGGAGCTGAGAATGAATCCCTTGCTGGATCTGAAAGACGCCATAGACGAGAAAGTTGTGAGTCCACTGGGACAAATAGAACTACTCCTATAGGATACACCTCCAGGAACATTAGGCAAGGAGCATCAAGGCCGAAGTTTGTGCATCAAATTAGTCCAAGTGTTTCCCTCACTTCTCTCAACTCAATAGGTTCTGTATGTACCATAATGGCTAATGAGCAAAGAGACTCATTGCTAGGATCCTTTGATGATggggaggaagatgatgaagatgatgataagATGGATAGAGGCAAGGGACAAGTAACGTTTCAAAAGCGATCAAATTCTTCACCTGTACACCATGAACAACAACCATCCCGCATACACCCAAAGCGCATAGAGAATCCTGAAAATGTAGAAATGAccctcaaaatgaaaaaagctaTAAGTAGTAGGATACAGTATGTCTCATCACCAAACGCCAGTGCCAAAACAAAGGTAGTGGGCAGCCCAAAAATCAGTAGACGCCAGTGGACTGATGAGGGGGAACAATCTCCAAAGAGACCTCAAACCACAGCACCTGTTCGAAGGGCAGTGGTAAAAACGACCCCAGCAGCTAAAGAGCGACGTTCCCGTTCTGCAGAATCCCTGCGAAGCAAAGGTGAAGATCCTACTGTTCTTGAACTAGAAAGGACTCAGAAGAATTTAAATCAGAGGTTGCAGAGAATGAGTAAAAGCAAAGTGACTGGAAAACAAAATCAAGGGACCTCCCCAGCACAATCTCCAGTAATAAATCGCAGACAGCCCTCACTAGAGAAGAACAGCAATCCTCAACCACTGAAAGACAAAGCAGGATTAACAAAGCGTACCAACAGAAAACAAGAGGTGACTAGTGATGCAGAAGAagacaataaacaaaaagacaagaaaacagCAAAGGGTCCTATAAAAGCCACACCACCCCCTAGTCCTCCTTCATCACCAAGGCCATCTTCAGGCCTGTGCAGAGGCAGGAATTCAGTCAAAAAATTGATAGATACCTTCACTCAAGGAATAGAGGAGCTAGACAGCCCTAAAGTGTTGGGGCCTCTCAAAGGTGTACGGAAGTGTGGTGTTCCTGTGCTACCAGGTTTAGGAAATGTAGAGGCTGTGCTTCGCACTGGGATAACCAGCTGTAGAGCTGAATCCATGTCATTTGAGAAGACAGAAGATTTAGATTTGGACAgtcttcctccacctccattGGAAGTATTATTGGACAATTCCTTCGAAAGTGCTCACAGTCCTCCTACTCGTGTAGCAGATGATGGGGCTACAAAAGTGCCCAAATCACCTGTGGTAAAAAGGGCTGTTGTGTCGCAGCGACTGAGGGCCTCATTTCAATCTGTGTCAGTGCTGCCAAGCAAAGGAGGCCCTCCACAAGGTTCCAAGGTTATTTCTCCTGCTAGAGAGGAACAACATGTCACATCTACTCAATCAAAGGTCAGCCAACCACATGATCAAGCTGACACAGACccaggaaaggaaaaggattCCTTTCTGTCTCGACAAGCTAGAAAGATCATACACTTAAAACACTCTTCAGATTCTCAGTCAGAGAAATCAACAAGTTATGTAACAACAAATCCATCTGCCAGTCAAAAAGAATCAACAGATTTACAAGATGATGGCAACATTTCAGTGCCTGGACCTAACACTACATTGTCTACAGTGCCTCCTTCTTCAGTAGTCAATAGCCACCCACCTGCCACCCCACCCATGCCTAGGGGGCGAATGTTACCATCCACACCTTCTACCCCAAGCAGCTTGCATCGAAGACTTCCCAGTCCTCACAACTTCAAAAGGCAACCTACTCCACCCTCTTCAGCTAGCCCCCCCATCAATAGAAAACCTCCCACACCACCAGCACTTCAGAGGAGACTCCCCAGCCCACCTGTTACAAAGCAGAACATTTTAAACTCAAATCCATCCTCTTCGTACCCTTTCAAAGCACCGTCTCCACCAGCTTCACCGAAAATACAAAGATGGTCAAGAGAGAACAGCACTGAAGACTTATCTTCTGCTCGGTTGATCAGTAATGCGCGTTCAGTATTCTGCCCTGCTTCTCCATCCATGTTTGAGGCCCAGCCTTGTTCAGTTCCCCAACCCCCTCAAGCATGGACCGCTACTGGGGTCTCTTTTCTCTCACGTTCTTGGGGGGGTCGAGGGAGGTTTCCTGTGTCTGTTCAAGGACCTCGACCTTTCATCCGACGAAGCCATTCAGACCGGAGGCCAAGTCTAAGTCTTCCACCACGATCACCAGGCATCTCAGTGGCTGAGACTTGTGGAAGTGAGCCAGCAATATGTACACAGGG GCTGGATGATGAACCAACCAGGAAAGATGAAATATGGGGTAGCCAATCAGACCTCAGAGCTACATCACGCTCTGCATCACATCCAGACCTGTGTATTGTTGGACAGTCTTTGCACCGAGAGTAA